One Chloroflexota bacterium DNA segment encodes these proteins:
- a CDS encoding sulfatase-like hydrolase/transferase — translation MVSSTKPNILLITTDQQRFDTAGPAAPSFMRTPHFDHLCREGVFFSSAYADCPICVPSRVSIMTGKYVFTHGMGTNGETSRVMGREGTLPSLLRALGYQTIAIGKMHFGPQRVRHGFDEMILPDDYYREMRRSGQVYQPMRHGLGQNELYPTMATVPECQTLTSWIAEQCVEFIRERRDPSVPFFLWCSFSKPHPPLDPPEPYYSMYRDCPIPEPVYGDWSEDDRCPEAFKRFREMQSYDLVPPEIIREARAAYYGLITQIDYNMGRIFAALQDMGLFDDVLILYTSDHGEFLGDHHAGSKVFFHEPSAHIPFVLRMPKSWDNRCHGTTVHALVTLADILPTLIRAAGGTPPDDADGQDLIALARGESPPRPFLEATAMRGHQPAYFAITDGRWKYIWYPEGGVEQLFDLETDPQELHDLAGLPQYDAERKRLREEMIRRHRERGSQFVEDGKLVSFPIQREATRDRRNRSWPGYHTDFYEVDVRH, via the coding sequence ATGGTGTCCTCAACCAAGCCCAACATCCTGCTGATCACCACGGATCAACAGCGGTTCGACACGGCCGGTCCCGCCGCACCCTCCTTCATGCGAACACCCCACTTCGATCATCTATGCCGGGAGGGGGTATTCTTCTCCTCGGCGTATGCCGACTGCCCCATCTGCGTGCCCTCGCGCGTCTCCATCATGACGGGCAAGTATGTATTCACACACGGCATGGGCACGAACGGCGAGACATCCCGCGTGATGGGGCGCGAGGGGACGCTCCCCTCCCTCCTGCGAGCCCTGGGCTACCAGACCATCGCCATCGGCAAGATGCACTTCGGCCCGCAGCGGGTCCGACACGGATTCGATGAGATGATCCTGCCCGACGATTACTATCGGGAGATGAGGAGGTCCGGCCAGGTCTACCAGCCGATGCGCCACGGACTGGGCCAAAACGAGCTCTATCCCACCATGGCCACCGTCCCCGAGTGCCAGACGTTGACCTCATGGATCGCCGAGCAATGCGTGGAGTTCATTCGCGAGCGCCGTGATCCCTCCGTCCCCTTCTTCCTGTGGTGTTCCTTCTCCAAGCCCCATCCGCCGCTGGACCCGCCAGAGCCATACTATTCCATGTATCGGGACTGCCCGATCCCCGAGCCCGTCTACGGCGATTGGAGCGAGGATGACCGATGTCCAGAAGCGTTCAAACGCTTTCGGGAGATGCAATCCTACGACCTGGTGCCCCCCGAGATCATCCGAGAGGCGCGAGCGGCCTATTACGGGCTCATCACGCAGATCGACTACAACATGGGGCGCATCTTCGCCGCCCTGCAAGATATGGGCCTGTTCGACGACGTCCTGATCCTCTACACGTCCGATCACGGGGAGTTCCTCGGAGATCATCACGCCGGCTCGAAGGTGTTCTTCCACGAGCCCTCGGCCCATATCCCGTTTGTGCTTCGCATGCCCAAGAGCTGGGACAACCGTTGTCACGGCACGACGGTCCACGCGCTCGTCACCCTCGCCGATATCCTCCCCACCCTGATCCGGGCGGCGGGCGGCACGCCACCTGACGACGCGGACGGCCAGGACCTGATCGCGCTGGCCAGAGGGGAATCCCCGCCCCGCCCATTCCTCGAGGCCACGGCCATGCGCGGCCATCAACCCGCCTACTTCGCCATCACGGATGGCCGCTGGAAATACATCTGGTATCCGGAAGGAGGGGTTGAGCAGCTATTTGACTTGGAGACCGATCCCCAAGAGCTGCATGACCTGGCCGGCCTCCCGCAATACGACGCGGAGCGGAAACGGCTACGCGAGGAGATGATCCGCAGACATCGCGAGCGCGGCTCCCAATTCGTGGAGGATGGGAAGCTGGTCTCATTCCCGATCCAGAGGGAGGCGACGCGAGACAGGCGGAATCGGAGCTGGCCCGGTTACCACACGGATTTCTACGAGGTGGACGTGCGGCACTGA
- a CDS encoding extracellular solute-binding protein has translation MFDDKRLTRRDFLRLTAITTGGLLAAACQPPAAAPPAAEEKAKPEEKPPVEEKIELTWLVRSHPVENPWEENVVIPAFQERYPNVTIKLVTTPDPQWTAKVMSMYAGGTPPDVHNGVRGTFIQLYAQEKVLELTPLIEADGFDLEPFGPLAKDPDMCRGGKQWALPILTTFGCPIFYNMDLFDEAGLEYPPTDWQDKSWNWDKVLELALKLTKNYGTAEAVYGINGGNQFHQWAYAWGGDCWTKEWYERGIAERAFVASQETVDGLTFRYKLIYEYKVMPTPSDAQAIAQLGNPFKTGRVAMSWEGGWGYWNYFDITAFRWAVAPSPWGVSNKCVNWTDPVLAAKESKHPDMAWNLIKYLTSQEGQSEYVKVTHTPPTRVDALDPWLDFLTPLAGLDRDQLKQVALGYRENYQDNWAHYVINAREFQIIQRQEGDVMWGGEKTPAEHLPVVEEKMNKAAQKAYEEFKNTRLMTDTLCQPITT, from the coding sequence ATGTTCGACGATAAACGACTGACACGGCGCGATTTCCTGCGGTTGACCGCGATCACCACAGGCGGCCTTCTCGCCGCCGCGTGCCAGCCGCCAGCGGCAGCGCCGCCGGCAGCCGAGGAGAAGGCCAAACCGGAGGAGAAGCCCCCGGTGGAGGAAAAGATCGAGCTGACCTGGCTCGTGCGCAGCCACCCGGTGGAGAATCCATGGGAGGAAAACGTAGTTATCCCCGCCTTCCAGGAGCGCTATCCCAACGTCACAATCAAGCTGGTCACGACGCCCGACCCGCAATGGACCGCCAAGGTTATGTCCATGTACGCCGGTGGTACCCCTCCGGATGTGCATAACGGCGTTCGCGGCACCTTCATCCAGCTCTACGCGCAAGAGAAAGTGCTGGAACTTACCCCGCTCATCGAGGCGGACGGCTTCGATCTGGAACCCTTCGGCCCGCTGGCCAAGGACCCGGATATGTGCCGTGGCGGCAAGCAGTGGGCATTGCCCATCCTGACCACGTTTGGCTGCCCCATCTTCTACAACATGGACCTCTTTGACGAGGCGGGCCTGGAATACCCGCCCACAGACTGGCAGGACAAGAGCTGGAATTGGGACAAAGTCCTGGAGCTCGCCCTCAAACTCACGAAGAACTATGGCACAGCCGAGGCCGTCTACGGCATCAACGGCGGGAATCAATTCCACCAATGGGCATATGCATGGGGCGGCGATTGCTGGACCAAAGAGTGGTACGAGCGCGGCATCGCGGAGCGGGCCTTTGTGGCCTCCCAGGAAACCGTTGATGGGCTGACCTTCCGATACAAACTGATCTATGAATACAAGGTCATGCCCACACCCAGTGACGCCCAAGCGATCGCCCAGCTGGGCAATCCCTTCAAAACAGGTCGGGTGGCCATGAGCTGGGAAGGCGGTTGGGGCTATTGGAACTACTTCGATATCACCGCCTTCCGATGGGCTGTGGCACCCTCACCTTGGGGGGTCAGCAACAAGTGTGTAAACTGGACCGACCCCGTCCTTGCCGCCAAGGAGAGTAAGCACCCCGACATGGCATGGAACCTGATCAAGTACCTGACGAGCCAGGAGGGACAGTCAGAATATGTCAAGGTCACACACACGCCCCCCACGCGCGTGGATGCGCTCGACCCCTGGCTGGACTTCCTGACTCCCTTGGCCGGTCTAGATCGAGACCAACTGAAACAGGTGGCCTTGGGCTATCGAGAGAACTATCAGGATAACTGGGCCCACTACGTCATTAACGCACGGGAGTTCCAGATCATCCAACGTCAGGAAGGGGACGTGATGTGGGGCGGGGAGAAGACTCCGGCCGAACATCTGCCCGTCGTCGAGGAGAAGATGAACAAGGCCGCCCAGAAAGCCTACGAGGAGTTCAAGAACACCCGCCTGATGACGGATACCCTGTGTCAGCCGATCACCACATGA
- a CDS encoding carbohydrate ABC transporter permease produces MNIESGPQTWTRAFRKLQPTPRLGKHAMERLNQAVATTIVAIGAVAVLFPVVWMLSTSLKPSGDVFLIPPRWIPRPIMWSNYPEALRFMKANVVFANSTTVAVLSVIGVSLSSAITAYPFARLRARGSNLLFFLVISVMMLPAQVTLIPQFLLFKSIGWIDTLRPLFVPRFFGAPYFIFLLRQFFRTIHKDLDDAAIIDGCSHFGIFWRIILPLSKPALGVVAIQEFIWRWNEFLHPLIYLNSTDKFTVALALQNFQVAYGGTPWHLLMAASLVALLPTILVFFIGQRFFIQGVVITGVKG; encoded by the coding sequence ATGAACATTGAATCAGGACCCCAAACATGGACGCGAGCCTTTAGAAAGTTACAACCGACGCCCCGACTGGGCAAGCATGCCATGGAGCGCCTCAATCAGGCGGTGGCGACGACGATCGTTGCCATTGGCGCGGTGGCTGTGCTCTTTCCAGTTGTGTGGATGCTCTCGACCTCCTTGAAGCCCAGCGGAGATGTCTTTCTGATCCCCCCGCGCTGGATCCCTCGACCGATCATGTGGTCCAATTACCCGGAAGCATTGAGATTCATGAAAGCCAATGTGGTCTTCGCGAATTCCACCACCGTCGCCGTGCTGAGCGTCATCGGCGTCAGCCTCTCCTCCGCGATCACGGCTTATCCATTCGCCCGGCTGAGAGCGCGGGGCAGCAATCTCCTCTTCTTCCTGGTGATCAGCGTCATGATGCTGCCCGCCCAGGTAACGCTGATCCCCCAATTTCTGTTGTTTAAAAGCATCGGCTGGATCGACACGCTCCGTCCTCTCTTCGTACCACGATTCTTCGGGGCGCCCTACTTCATCTTCCTCCTGCGTCAGTTCTTCCGCACGATCCACAAGGATCTGGACGATGCGGCGATCATCGACGGATGCAGCCACTTCGGCATCTTCTGGCGCATCATCCTCCCCCTATCCAAGCCAGCCCTTGGCGTCGTCGCCATTCAGGAGTTCATCTGGCGCTGGAATGAGTTCCTACACCCGTTGATCTACCTCAACTCCACGGACAAGTTCACGGTCGCGCTGGCTCTGCAGAACTTCCAAGTGGCATATGGAGGCACCCCTTGGCACCTGCTCATGGCCGCCTCCCTGGTGGCTCTGCTGCCCACCATCCTCGTCTTCTTCATCGGACAGCGATTCTTCATCCAAGGGGTCGTCATCACAGGCGTGAAAGGGTAG